The nucleotide sequence CAGCCGCGTGGAGAGGATGTTGGTGGGGATCTTGGGCAGCCCCTGCTTGAGGTCGGTGTAGCGGCGGGGGCCGACGAGCAGATCGCGGACGATGAGCAGCGCCCACCGCTCGCCGATCAGCTCGACGGCCGTCGTGACCCCGCAGTACTGCCCGTAGCTGCGGGACGCCACTTACGCCGTCGCCTGCTCCGCCATGAACGCCTCCGGTCCTTTGGCGGCCGCCTCGGGGTCCATCCACATGAACTGGACGCCGTTGCCGTCGGGATCGATGAGGTCGCGCGCGTACATGAAGCCGAAGTCCTGCGGCTCGCCCGGCGCGGTGCCGCCGGCGGCGACACCCGCCTCGACGATCCGGTCGACGTCCTCGCGGGTCTCGCGGCTGATCGACAGCAGCACCTGGGCATGGGTCTTGGGGTCGGCGAACTCCTTGTCGGTGAACGTCGCGAAGTACTCCTTCGTGAGGACCATGAAGAAGATCTGGTCGCTCCACACGATGCACGCGGCGTTCTCGTCGGTGAAGAGCGGGTTCAGCGCGCAGCCGAGGGCGGTGTAGTACGCCTTCGAGCGCTCGAGGTCGTTCGTCGGGATGTTGACGAAGATATGCGTCATTGCCTTGCTCCTTGTGACCGTGGCCGTCGACCGGACCGCCGACAGAAGTATGGTTGCAAAAAGCA is from Microbacterium sp. LWH3-1.2 and encodes:
- a CDS encoding VOC family protein → MTHIFVNIPTNDLERSKAYYTALGCALNPLFTDENAACIVWSDQIFFMVLTKEYFATFTDKEFADPKTHAQVLLSISRETREDVDRIVEAGVAAGGTAPGEPQDFGFMYARDLIDPDGNGVQFMWMDPEAAAKGPEAFMAEQATA